Proteins from one Candidatus Nomurabacteria bacterium genomic window:
- a CDS encoding response regulator, whose product MKGHKDRKIILVEDDPNNHPLFAEAFSAAGFEVVIFPDADSTDFIGEVLSATPDIISMDLMIARENNDALRDGFEAVELLKSDERTKDIPIMILTTFFEERKVTRAKELGAVDFISLQGHDIKRIPDIFNRYLDNPKKYVPMHPLMRG is encoded by the coding sequence ATGAAAGGTCATAAAGATCGAAAGATAATTTTGGTTGAGGATGATCCGAACAATCACCCATTATTTGCAGAGGCCTTTTCTGCGGCGGGCTTTGAGGTGGTTATTTTCCCAGATGCTGACAGTACAGATTTTATTGGAGAGGTGCTCAGTGCGACGCCAGATATCATCTCGATGGATCTCATGATCGCACGAGAAAATAACGACGCGTTGCGTGATGGATTCGAAGCGGTCGAACTCCTTAAGTCAGACGAGCGCACCAAGGACATTCCGATCATGATCCTGACGACCTTCTTTGAAGAGCGTAAGGTAACTCGGGCCAAAGAACTAGGTGCGGTTGATTTTATTAGCTTGCAAGGGCATGACATTAAGCGTATTCCCGATATCTTCAATCGTTACTTGGATAATCCTAAGAAATACGTACCAATGCATCCGTTGATGCGAGGGTAG
- a CDS encoding response regulator, which yields MSQKTVLVIEDSPYLAESLEDMLAIKGHKALIAPNGREGAMMAIEHQPDLILLDIRLPDIDGYEVYRRIRENDWGKDSNIMVLTASESTENISKNIDLPTDLILFKPEWSVPDLLERIEEQLKA from the coding sequence ATGTCACAGAAGACCGTACTCGTAATCGAAGACTCACCGTACTTGGCTGAGTCTCTTGAAGATATGCTCGCGATCAAGGGCCATAAAGCACTGATCGCACCAAATGGACGCGAAGGAGCCATGATGGCCATCGAGCACCAACCAGACCTGATCCTCCTCGATATCAGACTTCCCGATATCGACGGGTACGAAGTCTATCGTCGTATACGTGAAAACGACTGGGGAAAGGACTCCAACATTATGGTTCTTACTGCTTCAGAGTCTACTGAAAATATCTCAAAGAATATTGACCTGCCAACTGACCTTATTTTATTCAAACCTGAATGGAGCGTTCCCGACTTACTAGAGCGAATTGAAGAACAGCTAAAAGCGTAG
- a CDS encoding PAS domain-containing sensor histidine kinase: protein MEQSWFDANKKPFFQAMAVFVVLFGIVVLLTVYYDFSRVDLAGLLFMVSFLCCVFAAKNTFDIAKSTVHTEELKKNLTSDLLISSEELYLQLYKNSPVPYLIIDDEGHVKSANIAAVRLLGASQEKVRGINVFNRLQCDELEHLDLLVEKFHNGVSVSDEMVRVKRPDKREAWALLSLFTCSEGVGKGLGLMTLVDITKQKKAEDAKSEFVSLASHQLRTPIAGMKWSAELLQMDNPDSLSERQHKYINRLLVSVHRMALLVDDFLRVSRFELGTFQPEFSTVDLAEIFEDVMSEQESRVKQKKLTVKQFFDESIPKVITDPNLIRMIVTNLYSNAVKYTRDSGTVHIGFGRKGESFVITVADNGMGIPAEDQDGIFTKLFRASNAVRNVPDGTGLGLYIVREAVAVLKGQVSFTTTENIGTTFEVVLPLELPKGKKKA from the coding sequence ATGGAGCAATCGTGGTTTGATGCAAATAAAAAACCTTTTTTCCAGGCGATGGCAGTATTCGTTGTTTTATTTGGTATTGTGGTCTTGCTGACGGTGTACTACGATTTTTCTCGCGTCGACTTGGCTGGTCTGTTGTTCATGGTGTCGTTCTTGTGCTGTGTATTTGCAGCCAAGAACACCTTCGATATTGCAAAGTCGACCGTTCATACCGAAGAGCTTAAGAAGAATCTCACTTCAGACTTGCTCATTTCTTCAGAGGAACTTTACTTGCAACTCTACAAGAACAGCCCAGTGCCGTATCTGATCATTGATGATGAGGGTCATGTAAAGTCAGCCAACATCGCTGCGGTGCGATTACTAGGAGCGAGTCAGGAGAAAGTCCGTGGGATCAATGTATTCAATCGACTGCAGTGCGACGAGCTTGAACACTTGGATCTGCTGGTAGAGAAGTTTCACAATGGCGTCTCGGTCAGTGATGAAATGGTGCGAGTAAAGCGGCCAGACAAGCGAGAAGCCTGGGCGCTTCTGTCACTTTTTACCTGTAGTGAAGGAGTTGGAAAGGGGCTTGGTCTCATGACGCTTGTTGATATCACGAAGCAAAAGAAGGCTGAAGACGCTAAGTCAGAATTCGTATCGCTTGCCTCTCACCAGCTTCGTACCCCGATCGCGGGGATGAAATGGAGCGCTGAGTTGCTCCAGATGGACAATCCAGATTCTCTTAGTGAGCGGCAACACAAGTACATCAATCGTTTGTTGGTGAGTGTGCACCGTATGGCGCTCTTGGTAGATGACTTCTTGCGCGTATCGCGATTCGAGCTTGGTACTTTCCAGCCAGAATTCTCGACAGTCGATCTGGCAGAGATCTTTGAGGATGTTATGAGCGAACAAGAGTCTCGAGTAAAGCAGAAGAAACTCACTGTAAAACAGTTCTTTGATGAATCGATTCCAAAGGTGATAACTGACCCTAATCTTATCCGTATGATCGTAACCAACCTCTACTCGAATGCGGTGAAATACACGCGCGATAGCGGCACAGTCCACATAGGCTTTGGGCGCAAAGGAGAGAGTTTTGTGATCACGGTGGCAGACAATGGTATGGGTATTCCGGCGGAAGATCAAGATGGTATCTTCACGAAGCTTTTCAGAGCTTCAAATGCGGTGCGTAATGTGCCAGATGGAACCGGTCTTGGGCTGTACATCGTGCGTGAAGCAGTGGCGGTACTCAAGGGTCAGGTGTCGTTCACAACTACCGAAAACATCGGTACTACATTTGAGGTGGTGTTGCCACTTGAACTACCAAAAGGCAAGAAAAAAGCGTAG
- a CDS encoding phosphoketolase family protein — translation MSDVLEKFVRATNYLAAAQIYLQGNFLLEEPLQPEHIKPRLLGHWGTCPGINFTYAHCNRAIIAHDVDMMFVLGPGHGFPAIQANLFLEGTLSKYYKELPHSTAGIAHMAKMFSWPYGYPSHSNPEAPGVILEGGELGYSLSTAYGAILDNPDLIVTCLVGDGEAETGPTATAWHLNKLIDPGKNGAVLPILHLNGYKISGPTFFGRMNDDELHALFYGYGYEPHFVDAYTEADVHAKMMEVMDGAIEAIRFTQHCAREGTLHENPRFPMIILRTPKGWNSIDYIGEKKIEDNHYSHQVIADQAKHDAGQLAQLEAWLRSYKFEELWNGKKFDDDVQSLIPREGRRMGDNPHAHGGAPHYKPLKLPKVEDYANLGTCNLDDPICGTESGMEKIGAFLRDIMKLNAAERNVRLMSPDETYSNKMNAVFECTSRAFVWPHKDWDQDLAWDGRVLEMLSEHSLQGLLQGYVLTGRHGVFVSYEAFVQIVASMADQYAKFLKIARSVSWRGDIPSFNYILTSGAWRQEHNGFSHQNPGFIDGVLQRQGCFTNVYFPADANTAVVAFSRMMASKNEINVLVGSKRPLPVWRTPEEAKKDIEEGVSIWDFASDVDPSVVFSAAGDYPTLEALAAMSLVRKHAPTIKMRFVNITSLSALGIGNTQCRVLRHEFTDYFTEDKPVIVNFHGYPQTIKQILFDYARHPERFTVHGYVETGSTTTPFDMMVRNKVDRFHLAMEAFAKAAEQGVIGDEEAQRLISGFQEKLAEHRAYVLEHGEDIAEITNWVWEQR, via the coding sequence ATGAGTGATGTTCTTGAGAAGTTCGTTCGAGCGACCAATTATTTAGCTGCAGCCCAAATTTATTTACAGGGTAATTTTTTGTTGGAGGAGCCGTTGCAGCCAGAGCATATTAAGCCACGCCTTTTGGGGCACTGGGGTACTTGTCCCGGTATTAATTTCACGTACGCCCATTGTAACCGAGCGATCATCGCGCATGATGTCGACATGATGTTCGTGCTTGGTCCGGGGCATGGTTTCCCGGCGATCCAGGCTAATCTTTTCCTCGAAGGAACGCTCTCAAAATACTACAAAGAACTTCCACACAGTACGGCTGGTATTGCGCACATGGCCAAGATGTTTAGCTGGCCATATGGTTATCCAAGTCACTCCAACCCAGAAGCGCCAGGCGTGATCCTCGAAGGAGGTGAGCTGGGGTACTCACTTTCAACCGCCTACGGTGCTATTCTCGATAATCCAGACTTGATCGTCACCTGTCTTGTGGGAGACGGTGAGGCAGAAACGGGTCCGACCGCTACCGCCTGGCATCTCAATAAGCTTATCGATCCGGGGAAGAATGGAGCGGTCTTGCCGATCTTGCACCTCAATGGGTACAAGATCTCTGGCCCGACCTTCTTTGGCCGCATGAACGACGACGAACTCCATGCGCTCTTTTATGGCTATGGCTACGAGCCACACTTTGTTGATGCGTATACCGAAGCAGATGTGCACGCCAAAATGATGGAAGTGATGGATGGTGCGATCGAAGCGATCCGCTTTACACAGCACTGTGCTCGAGAGGGTACGCTCCACGAGAACCCTCGATTCCCAATGATCATCCTGCGCACACCAAAAGGCTGGAACAGTATCGACTACATTGGCGAGAAGAAGATCGAAGATAATCACTACTCACACCAGGTGATCGCAGATCAAGCCAAGCATGATGCTGGTCAATTAGCACAGCTTGAAGCGTGGTTGCGTTCGTATAAGTTTGAAGAGTTGTGGAATGGCAAGAAGTTTGATGATGATGTTCAAAGTTTGATCCCGCGTGAAGGACGACGCATGGGTGACAACCCACACGCGCATGGTGGAGCTCCTCACTACAAGCCATTGAAGTTGCCGAAGGTAGAAGATTACGCAAATCTCGGTACCTGTAACCTCGACGATCCGATCTGTGGTACCGAAAGCGGTATGGAAAAGATCGGCGCGTTCTTACGTGACATCATGAAGCTGAATGCAGCAGAGCGTAATGTCCGCCTCATGTCACCAGATGAGACATACTCAAACAAAATGAACGCTGTCTTCGAGTGCACCAGTCGTGCATTTGTCTGGCCGCATAAAGACTGGGATCAGGACCTGGCGTGGGACGGTCGTGTGCTCGAAATGTTGTCTGAGCATAGTCTCCAAGGTCTGCTCCAAGGATATGTGCTCACTGGTCGACATGGTGTGTTCGTGTCGTATGAGGCCTTTGTCCAGATCGTGGCGAGTATGGCCGACCAGTACGCGAAGTTCCTCAAGATCGCACGTAGTGTTTCGTGGCGTGGTGATATCCCATCATTCAACTACATCCTTACCTCAGGTGCGTGGCGCCAAGAGCACAACGGATTTTCTCATCAGAACCCAGGTTTCATTGATGGTGTTTTGCAGCGACAGGGTTGCTTCACCAATGTGTACTTCCCAGCTGATGCTAACACGGCAGTGGTTGCGTTTAGTCGTATGATGGCGTCTAAGAATGAGATCAATGTGCTTGTGGGTTCAAAGCGTCCGCTCCCGGTTTGGCGTACACCAGAAGAAGCGAAGAAAGACATTGAGGAAGGAGTATCGATCTGGGACTTCGCGAGTGATGTCGATCCAAGCGTTGTCTTCAGTGCCGCAGGAGACTATCCAACCCTCGAAGCACTTGCGGCGATGAGCTTGGTTCGCAAGCATGCACCGACGATCAAGATGCGTTTCGTGAATATCACCTCACTCTCAGCGCTTGGTATTGGTAACACGCAGTGCCGTGTGCTTCGTCACGAATTCACCGATTACTTTACCGAAGATAAACCAGTGATCGTTAACTTCCATGGCTACCCTCAGACCATCAAGCAGATCCTTTTTGACTATGCTCGTCACCCAGAACGCTTCACGGTCCATGGGTATGTAGAGACTGGCTCTACGACCACACCGTTTGACATGATGGTGCGCAATAAGGTCGACCGATTCCATTTGGCAATGGAGGCTTTTGCCAAGGCTGCCGAACAGGGCGTGATCGGTGACGAAGAAGCACAGCGTCTGATCTCAGGTTTCCAAGAAAAACTAGCTGAACATCGCGCCTATGTGCTTGAACATGGTGAGGATATCGCTGAGATCACTAACTGGGTATGGGAACAACGCTAG
- a CDS encoding SET domain-containing protein, whose amino-acid sequence MSKSAEKKYVVKRSSAGLGLFAAAPFEKGDLVIEYTGETISDDEAQRRGGKYLFELNDNWTIDGTGRENIARYINHSCKPNCEPELNEDETRVFIYAKKKITPGEELTYNYGTDYFKRVIKPLGCRCKKCGTTK is encoded by the coding sequence ATGTCAAAGTCAGCTGAAAAGAAATATGTCGTGAAGCGAAGCAGTGCGGGATTGGGGCTATTTGCCGCCGCGCCGTTTGAGAAGGGTGACCTCGTGATCGAATACACTGGCGAAACTATCAGCGATGACGAAGCACAGCGGCGCGGTGGCAAATACCTCTTCGAACTCAACGACAACTGGACCATCGACGGTACCGGCCGAGAAAACATCGCTCGTTACATCAACCACAGCTGCAAACCAAACTGCGAACCAGAACTCAACGAAGATGAAACTCGTGTTTTTATCTATGCTAAAAAAAAGATCACTCCCGGCGAGGAGCTGACCTATAACTACGGTACAGACTACTTCAAGCGAGTCATTAAGCCACTCGGTTGCCGTTGCAAAAAGTGTGGCACTACGAAGTAG